A region of Frederiksenia canicola DNA encodes the following proteins:
- the tldD gene encoding metalloprotease TldD, whose amino-acid sequence MLNSVSNSLLAPSGLELSQLAKVLDIFSDRHIDYGDLYFQLSQDESWSLEDSIIKEGGFYIDRGVGVRAVSGEKTGFAYADQITLNQLEQCAMAARSISQTSGQLLVKNFKKVTACPRYPALNPLESLSREQKVELLHLVDRMARAEDPRVIQVNASLSAVYEEMLVAATDGTLAADIRPLVRLSISVLVEKNGKRERGSAGAGGRFGLNWFFEPHHTGDSRAVYLAKEAVRQAVVNLGAIAAPAGALPIVLGAGWPGILLHEAVGHGLEGDFNRKASSLFTGRIGELVTSPLCTIVDDGTVDNMRGSITVDDEGVPSQRNVLIENGILKGYMQDKMNARLMGVAPTGNGRRESYAHLPMPRMTNTYMTEGNHEFDEMIESIDFGIYAPHFSGGQVDITSGKFVFSTSEAYLIEKGKIGKAVTGATLIGSGIEAMQQVSMVGKKMELDLGIGTCGKEGQSVPVGVGQPCVKLDKITVGGRG is encoded by the coding sequence ATGTTAAATTCCGTTTCAAACAGCTTGCTTGCACCGAGTGGGCTTGAGCTTTCGCAGTTGGCGAAGGTGTTAGATATTTTTTCCGATCGTCACATTGATTATGGCGATCTCTATTTTCAGTTAAGCCAAGACGAGAGTTGGTCGTTGGAAGATAGCATCATCAAAGAAGGCGGGTTTTATATCGATCGTGGTGTGGGCGTGCGGGCGGTATCGGGCGAGAAAACGGGCTTTGCCTATGCCGACCAAATCACGCTCAATCAGCTTGAGCAGTGTGCGATGGCGGCACGTTCAATTAGCCAAACAAGCGGTCAGTTATTGGTAAAAAATTTCAAGAAAGTGACCGCTTGTCCACGCTATCCAGCGTTAAATCCCCTTGAAAGTTTGAGTCGTGAGCAGAAAGTGGAGTTACTGCATTTAGTTGACCGAATGGCTCGGGCGGAAGATCCACGGGTAATTCAAGTCAATGCCAGTTTGTCGGCGGTGTATGAAGAAATGTTGGTCGCTGCCACCGATGGCACACTCGCGGCAGATATTCGTCCGCTGGTTCGCCTTTCTATTTCCGTATTAGTGGAAAAAAACGGCAAACGGGAGCGTGGTAGTGCGGGGGCGGGCGGACGTTTCGGGCTAAATTGGTTCTTTGAGCCGCATCACACAGGCGACAGCCGTGCGGTCTATCTCGCCAAAGAAGCCGTTCGCCAAGCGGTGGTCAATTTGGGAGCGATTGCGGCGCCTGCAGGGGCGTTGCCGATTGTACTTGGAGCAGGTTGGCCGGGAATTTTGCTGCACGAAGCCGTCGGGCACGGCTTAGAAGGCGATTTCAACCGTAAAGCGTCATCGCTTTTCACGGGGAGAATTGGCGAGCTGGTGACTTCTCCGCTCTGCACCATTGTCGATGACGGCACGGTCGACAATATGCGTGGCTCCATTACCGTTGATGATGAGGGCGTGCCTTCACAGCGTAACGTGTTGATTGAAAACGGGATTTTGAAAGGCTATATGCAAGACAAAATGAACGCTCGCTTAATGGGCGTTGCCCCAACAGGCAACGGGCGGCGGGAATCCTATGCACATCTGCCGATGCCACGCATGACTAACACCTATATGACGGAAGGCAACCACGAATTTGACGAGATGATCGAATCCATCGACTTCGGCATCTACGCCCCGCATTTCAGCGGTGGGCAGGTCGATATTACGTCGGGCAAATTTGTGTTCTCAACCTCGGAAGCTTATCTGATTGAAAAAGGCAAAATAGGCAAAGCTGTAACGGGGGCAACCCTTATCGGCTCAGGGATCGAAGCGATGCAACAAGTGTCAATGGTCGGCAAAAAAATGGAACTTGACCTCGGTATCGGCACCTGTGGAAAAGAAGGACAAAGCGTCCCCGTTGGCGTGGGGCAGCCGTGTGTGAAGTTAGATAAAATTACGGTGGGTGGTCGAGGATAA
- the prmA gene encoding 50S ribosomal protein L11 methyltransferase codes for MAWVQIRLNSTDQKAEAISDFLEEIGAVSVTFMDSQDTPIFEPLPGETRLWGNTDVVALFDAETDMQTIVAALQTSGVIEPEFAYKIEQIEDKDWEREWMDNFHPMQFGRRLWICPSWREVPDPNAVNVMLDPGLAFGTGTHPTTALCLQWLDGLDLQGKTVIDFGCGSGILAIAALKLGAKAAIGIDIDPQAILASRNNAEANGVADKLQLFLAKDQPQNLHADVVVANILAGPLKELAPQIITLVKPQGDLGLSGILATQAASVCEAYQTAFELDPVVEKEEWCRITGVKR; via the coding sequence ATGGCTTGGGTACAAATTCGTTTAAATAGCACAGATCAAAAAGCAGAAGCAATCAGTGATTTTTTAGAAGAAATCGGGGCGGTGTCTGTCACTTTTATGGACAGCCAAGATACACCGATTTTTGAACCATTGCCGGGCGAAACTCGCCTGTGGGGCAATACAGACGTTGTCGCCTTGTTTGATGCGGAAACAGATATGCAGACAATCGTGGCGGCATTGCAAACAAGCGGTGTGATTGAGCCAGAATTTGCCTACAAAATTGAACAAATTGAAGATAAAGATTGGGAACGAGAGTGGATGGATAACTTCCACCCGATGCAGTTCGGTCGGCGGTTATGGATCTGCCCAAGTTGGCGAGAGGTGCCTGATCCAAATGCGGTGAATGTGATGCTTGACCCAGGGCTTGCATTTGGCACGGGGACCCATCCGACTACGGCCCTTTGTTTGCAATGGCTAGATGGATTGGATTTACAAGGCAAAACGGTCATCGACTTCGGTTGCGGTTCGGGGATTTTAGCGATTGCGGCGTTGAAACTCGGGGCAAAAGCAGCGATTGGCATTGACATCGACCCGCAAGCGATTTTAGCCAGCCGTAATAATGCGGAAGCGAACGGCGTGGCGGACAAATTGCAACTCTTTCTCGCCAAAGATCAACCGCAAAATCTACACGCAGACGTAGTGGTCGCAAACATTCTCGCTGGGCCGTTGAAAGAACTTGCCCCGCAAATAATCACGTTGGTGAAACCGCAAGGCGATCTTGGTTTATCGGGCATTCTCGCCACTCAAGCAGCGTCCGTATGTGAAGCGTATCAAACCGCCTTTGAGCTTGATCCTGTCGTTGAAAAAGAAGAATGGTGCCGAATTACCGGCGTGAAGCGGTAA
- the glyQ gene encoding glycine--tRNA ligase subunit alpha — translation MSAKFNVKTFQGMILALQDYWAQQGATIVQPFDMEVGAGTSHPMTCLRALGPEPMAFAYVQPSRRPTDGRYGENPNRLQHYYQFQVVIKPSPDNIQELYLDSLKMLGFDPTQNDIRFVEDNWENPTLGAWGLGWEVWLNGMEVTQFTYFQQVGGLECKPVTGEITYGLERLAMYIQGVDSVYDLVWSDGPLGKTTYGDVFHQNEVEQSTYNFEYANTDFLFYCFEQYEKEAQELLALEKPLPLPAYERILKAAHSFNLLDARKAISVTERQRYILRIRALTKGVAEAYYASREALGFPGCK, via the coding sequence ATGAGTGCAAAATTTAACGTAAAAACCTTTCAAGGTATGATTCTCGCCCTGCAAGATTACTGGGCACAGCAAGGGGCAACTATCGTTCAGCCGTTTGATATGGAAGTCGGTGCGGGGACATCTCACCCGATGACCTGCTTGCGTGCCTTAGGTCCAGAGCCAATGGCATTTGCTTATGTTCAGCCTTCACGCCGTCCAACAGATGGTCGCTACGGCGAAAACCCAAACCGTTTACAACATTACTACCAATTCCAAGTGGTGATTAAACCTTCACCAGACAACATTCAAGAACTCTATTTAGACAGCTTAAAAATGCTCGGTTTCGACCCAACGCAAAACGACATTCGTTTCGTGGAAGATAACTGGGAAAACCCAACTTTAGGTGCTTGGGGCTTAGGCTGGGAAGTGTGGCTCAACGGGATGGAAGTGACCCAATTCACTTATTTCCAACAAGTTGGCGGCTTAGAATGTAAACCTGTTACAGGCGAAATTACCTACGGTTTAGAACGTTTAGCGATGTACATTCAAGGCGTAGATAGCGTTTACGATCTTGTTTGGTCTGATGGTCCACTCGGTAAAACCACCTATGGCGACGTATTCCACCAAAACGAAGTAGAACAATCTACCTACAACTTTGAATACGCCAACACTGATTTCTTATTCTACTGCTTCGAACAGTACGAAAAAGAAGCTCAAGAGCTACTTGCCCTTGAAAAACCATTACCGTTACCTGCTTACGAACGCATCTTAAAAGCAGCACATAGCTTCAACTTATTAGACGCACGCAAAGCGATTTCTGTAACCGAACGCCAACGCTACATTTTACGCATTCGTGCCCTAACCAAAGGTGTTGCCGAAGCCTATTATGCAAGCCGTGAAGCCTTAGGGTTCCCGGGGTGTAAGTAA
- a CDS encoding DUF5377 family protein — translation MTIKTELLFSNQWDVRVSDPGLEGAMSHYFETVSLKLEAHIDGEKVRYEFTRKVEKEVENHYIFDNVEDLFKFLAEYLGPVALGKIGIQIGKLNLA, via the coding sequence ATGACAATCAAAACCGAACTTTTATTTAGCAATCAATGGGATGTGCGAGTGAGTGACCCAGGTTTAGAAGGGGCGATGAGCCACTATTTTGAAACGGTTTCACTCAAGTTAGAAGCCCATATTGATGGCGAAAAAGTCCGCTATGAATTTACTCGCAAGGTCGAAAAAGAAGTCGAGAATCACTATATTTTCGACAATGTGGAAGATTTATTCAAATTCCTTGCCGAGTATTTAGGCCCTGTGGCATTGGGCAAAATTGGCATTCAAATTGGTAAATTGAATCTCGCCTAG
- the xerC gene encoding tyrosine recombinase XerC, with protein MSLLYAQTQPYWDFLRIEKQVSPHTLSNYQRQLKAICALFTQAEILDWQSVDVQAVRWMVAQSHKQQGLGAKSVGLRLVALRQFLAFLVEKGTLSHNVAIGIKSPKAPKHLPKNIDAEQVAQLLNSDSHDPLDLRDLAMMELMYSSGLRLSELQGLNLGDLDLTVGEVKVLGKRSKERIVPIGSKAIAAIQRWLNVREQFKPHDNALFLNKKGGRLAHRSIQAVMEKWGKQQGLTSHLHPHKLRHSFATHLLEASSDLRAVQELLGHSDLSTTQIYTHLDFQHLAKIYDAAHPRARRKNRG; from the coding sequence ATGTCTCTTCTTTACGCTCAAACACAGCCCTATTGGGACTTTCTGCGAATTGAAAAGCAAGTCAGCCCACACACGTTGAGCAACTATCAACGGCAGCTTAAGGCAATTTGTGCACTGTTTACTCAAGCGGAAATTCTAGATTGGCAGTCTGTCGATGTTCAAGCGGTACGTTGGATGGTAGCTCAAAGCCATAAACAGCAGGGCTTGGGAGCAAAAAGTGTTGGGCTGAGATTGGTCGCCTTACGCCAATTTTTGGCCTTTCTTGTTGAAAAAGGCACGCTCAGCCATAATGTCGCAATTGGGATCAAATCGCCCAAAGCCCCGAAGCACTTGCCAAAAAACATTGATGCGGAGCAAGTCGCTCAGCTGCTCAATTCTGATAGCCATGATCCATTGGATCTGCGGGATTTGGCAATGATGGAGCTGATGTATAGTTCTGGTTTACGTTTATCAGAGTTACAAGGCTTAAACTTAGGCGATCTCGATCTTACCGTGGGCGAAGTGAAAGTACTCGGTAAACGCAGTAAAGAGCGGATTGTGCCTATTGGCTCAAAAGCGATTGCCGCCATTCAACGCTGGCTTAATGTAAGAGAACAATTCAAACCTCACGATAACGCATTGTTTTTAAATAAAAAAGGTGGGCGTTTAGCCCACCGTTCAATCCAAGCTGTGATGGAAAAATGGGGAAAACAACAAGGGCTTACCAGCCACTTACACCCCCATAAACTGCGGCATTCTTTCGCAACACATCTTTTAGAAGCCAGTTCCGATTTACGTGCGGTACAAGAATTGCTCGGGCATAGCGATCTGTCAACCACTCAAATTTACACCCATTTAGATTTCCAACATCTTGCAAAAATCTATGATGCCGCTCATCCAAGAGCTCGTCGAAAAAATAGGGGATGA
- a CDS encoding endonuclease domain-containing protein, whose protein sequence is MKPYTKSLKPNAQKLRSTQTDAEKKLWARSRNDQLSFRFNRQKPLLTYIVDFYCAKSKLVIELDGGQHYDNEHQVKDKMRDLELQSLGLTVLRFDNRQVMLEIDNVVEEIYQFLIGEVED, encoded by the coding sequence ATGAAACCTTATACAAAATCGTTAAAGCCAAATGCCCAAAAGTTGCGTTCAACCCAAACGGATGCAGAAAAGAAATTATGGGCAAGATCGCGTAATGATCAACTCAGTTTCAGATTTAATCGCCAAAAACCGCTTTTAACTTATATTGTTGATTTTTATTGTGCAAAGTCAAAGTTAGTAATTGAACTTGATGGCGGACAACATTACGACAATGAGCATCAAGTAAAAGATAAAATGAGAGATTTAGAATTACAATCTCTTGGGTTAACGGTTTTACGTTTTGACAACAGACAAGTAATGTTAGAAATTGATAATGTGGTGGAAGAGATTTATCAATTTTTGATAGGAGAAGTGGAAGATTAA
- a CDS encoding sel1 repeat family protein: protein MKKRLTLWLPILLAIPLSPHFVYGQDPIEDGWQKAMQAIEQGNFQLAVDTWLPLAEKGHAGSGINLAKLIEEHIELADSNPQVVNFIRKSAHRDNIDSQFLMIKIYLHQQQPEKAKYWLNKAENNKLLWDSDKANIEYYRKQLL from the coding sequence ATGAAAAAACGATTAACACTATGGCTGCCTATTCTATTGGCAATCCCGCTATCGCCCCATTTCGTCTATGGGCAAGATCCAATTGAAGACGGTTGGCAGAAAGCAATGCAAGCCATTGAACAAGGCAATTTTCAACTGGCAGTAGATACTTGGTTGCCGCTTGCCGAAAAAGGTCATGCCGGCTCGGGAATCAATTTAGCAAAGTTAATTGAAGAACACATTGAACTCGCCGACAGCAACCCGCAAGTGGTCAATTTTATTAGAAAATCAGCTCATCGAGATAATATTGATAGCCAATTCTTGATGATCAAAATTTACCTTCATCAACAACAGCCCGAGAAGGCAAAATATTGGTTAAATAAAGCAGAAAACAACAAGCTACTTTGGGATAGTGACAAAGCCAATATTGAATATTATCGGAAACAACTTTTGTAG
- a CDS encoding glutathione S-transferase N-terminal domain-containing protein — translation MKLWHSTTSPYVRKVMAVIKHHKLDDQIELMTIQSSFDPNSPHNQDNPLGRVPALQMDNGEWLYNSHVICEYLDHLGANSQPEHLLLPRNSERWKVLQLHALTDGIMENTLPIISERLLRPENEWWTARHQLLTERNIRSFKELEKHLTQFGDELNLGTISAVCLIDWYLLRSEKLGINLNEIAPHLVEWAGKMNEKYQALGETKP, via the coding sequence ATGAAACTCTGGCATTCAACCACAAGCCCATATGTTCGCAAAGTGATGGCGGTAATTAAACATCACAAGCTAGATGATCAAATTGAATTGATGACTATTCAATCTTCTTTTGATCCCAATTCGCCACATAATCAAGATAATCCGCTCGGTCGAGTGCCTGCGTTACAAATGGATAACGGCGAATGGCTATATAACAGCCATGTGATTTGTGAGTATTTGGATCATTTAGGGGCAAACAGTCAGCCAGAGCATCTTTTATTGCCACGCAATAGTGAGCGTTGGAAAGTGCTACAGCTCCACGCACTGACCGACGGCATTATGGAGAACACGCTACCGATTATTTCTGAACGTCTACTTCGCCCTGAAAATGAATGGTGGACAGCTCGTCATCAACTACTTACTGAACGAAATATCCGTAGTTTCAAAGAGTTAGAAAAGCATCTCACTCAATTTGGCGATGAGTTAAATCTTGGCACCATTTCCGCCGTTTGCTTGATTGACTGGTATCTCTTACGTAGCGAAAAATTAGGTATCAATCTCAATGAAATCGCACCGCACTTAGTGGAATGGGCGGGTAAGATGAATGAAAAATACCAAGCGTTGGGAGAAACGAAGCCATAG
- a CDS encoding RBBP9/YdeN family alpha/beta hydrolase has product MKVYIVHGYTASPDKHWFPWLARELESIGVPCERLAMPDSDNPTPEKWVAFLEQHVQMDEKTIIVGHSLGCITWLNFLAKQQLTPAGAILVSGFYQPLHTLPELAPFAEFYAKQPTLTAFPCKVVAALDDHIVPHQYSDALAQHLQADYFRLNHGGHFLDREGWTAFPLVLALLKAWIE; this is encoded by the coding sequence ATGAAAGTGTATATTGTGCATGGCTATACCGCCTCCCCCGACAAACATTGGTTTCCCTGGTTAGCACGGGAGTTAGAGAGCATTGGCGTGCCGTGCGAACGTTTAGCGATGCCTGATTCGGACAATCCAACGCCTGAAAAATGGGTGGCGTTTTTAGAGCAGCATGTGCAAATGGATGAAAAAACGATTATCGTCGGACATAGTTTGGGCTGTATCACTTGGCTAAATTTCCTTGCCAAACAGCAGCTTACGCCAGCAGGTGCGATATTGGTTTCGGGTTTCTATCAACCGTTACACACCTTGCCAGAGCTTGCACCTTTTGCTGAATTTTATGCGAAACAGCCCACTTTGACGGCGTTTCCTTGCAAAGTGGTTGCGGCGTTGGATGATCATATCGTGCCACACCAATATAGCGATGCCTTGGCACAACATTTGCAGGCGGATTATTTCCGTTTAAACCACGGCGGGCATTTTCTCGACCGAGAAGGTTGGACAGCATTTCCGCTGGTGTTAGCCTTGCTTAAAGCGTGGATTGAATAG
- the glyS gene encoding glycine--tRNA ligase subunit beta has translation MKQNFLAEIGTEELPPKALKKLATAFAENVEQELNQAGLAFDKVEWFAAPRRLAVKVLGLAESQPSKEVEKRGPAVSAAFDAEGKPTKAAEGWAKGCGIAVEQAERIATDKGEWLVHRAVIEGQPTKNLLVGIISNALAKLPIPKTMRWGDKSEQFVRPVHTVTLLFGAELIEGEILGVASGRTIRGHRFLGEPEFQIDNADQYPQLLKEKGSVIADFNERRAEIFAKSQQKATALGGVADIEDDLLDEVTSLVEYPNVLAAKFEDRFLAVPAEALVYTMKGDQKYFPIYDKEGKLLPHFIFVSNINPEDPSKIIEGNEKVVRPRLTDAEFFFKTDLKQRLEDQLPRLETVLFQQQLGTLRDKTARIEQLAGEIAKQIGADEAKAKRAGLLSKCDLMTNMVFEFTDTQGVMGMHYARHDGEDEEVSVALNEQYMPRFAGDELPKSLVASAVALADKFDTLTGIFGIGQQPKGSADPFALRRAALGALRIIVEKNLPLDLADLVKKSTALFGDKLTNANVVDEVVDFMLGRFRAWYQDEGFSVDVIQAVLARRPTRPADFDARVRAVSHFRSLEAAAALAAANKRVSNILAKAETAIGEINVNACVEPAEKALAEAVLSLKAEVEPLIAQGDYTAVLDKLASLRQPVDNFFDNVMVNAEDPALRQNRLAILNTLQNLFLQVADISVLQ, from the coding sequence ATGAAACAAAACTTCCTCGCCGAGATCGGCACTGAAGAGTTGCCACCGAAGGCACTCAAAAAATTAGCGACCGCATTTGCGGAGAATGTAGAGCAAGAGTTAAACCAAGCGGGGTTGGCTTTTGACAAAGTAGAATGGTTTGCAGCACCACGCCGTTTGGCGGTGAAGGTGCTAGGTTTGGCGGAAAGTCAGCCGAGCAAAGAAGTTGAAAAGCGTGGACCAGCGGTGTCGGCGGCGTTTGATGCTGAAGGTAAGCCAACCAAAGCGGCAGAAGGCTGGGCGAAAGGCTGTGGCATTGCTGTTGAACAGGCAGAGCGTATCGCTACCGACAAAGGTGAGTGGCTGGTACATCGTGCGGTGATTGAAGGTCAGCCGACCAAAAACTTGCTAGTTGGCATTATCAGCAACGCTTTGGCGAAATTACCTATCCCGAAAACCATGCGTTGGGGCGATAAAAGCGAACAGTTCGTTCGCCCTGTGCATACGGTGACGTTGCTGTTCGGTGCAGAGTTAATTGAAGGCGAAATTTTAGGCGTAGCAAGCGGTCGCACTATTCGTGGGCACCGTTTCCTTGGCGAGCCTGAATTCCAAATCGACAACGCTGATCAATATCCACAGTTACTCAAAGAAAAAGGCTCGGTGATTGCTGATTTCAACGAGCGTCGTGCAGAAATTTTTGCAAAATCTCAGCAAAAAGCGACCGCTCTCGGTGGCGTTGCGGACATTGAAGACGACTTATTAGATGAAGTCACTTCCTTGGTGGAATATCCAAATGTCTTAGCGGCGAAATTTGAAGATCGTTTCCTTGCTGTGCCAGCGGAAGCCTTGGTTTACACCATGAAAGGCGACCAAAAATATTTCCCGATTTATGACAAAGAGGGCAAATTATTACCGCACTTTATCTTTGTATCGAATATCAATCCTGAAGATCCAAGCAAGATTATTGAAGGAAACGAAAAAGTGGTTCGCCCACGTTTAACCGATGCCGAGTTCTTCTTCAAAACTGACTTAAAACAGCGTTTAGAAGACCAACTTCCACGCTTGGAAACGGTTTTATTCCAACAACAGCTTGGCACATTGCGTGATAAAACCGCTCGTATTGAACAACTTGCAGGGGAAATTGCGAAACAAATTGGTGCAGACGAAGCCAAAGCGAAACGTGCGGGCTTGCTCTCTAAATGCGATTTGATGACTAATATGGTGTTTGAATTTACCGATACCCAAGGCGTAATGGGAATGCACTATGCCCGTCACGATGGCGAAGATGAAGAAGTGTCGGTGGCATTGAACGAACAATATATGCCTCGTTTTGCGGGCGATGAATTGCCAAAATCATTAGTAGCAAGTGCAGTAGCTTTAGCGGACAAATTCGACACACTCACAGGGATTTTCGGTATCGGTCAGCAACCAAAAGGCAGTGCCGACCCATTCGCTCTACGTCGTGCCGCATTGGGGGCGTTACGCATCATCGTTGAGAAAAATTTACCGCTCGATCTTGCAGATTTAGTTAAAAAATCGACCGCTCTTTTCGGTGATAAACTGACTAATGCTAACGTGGTTGATGAAGTGGTGGACTTTATGCTTGGTCGTTTCAGAGCTTGGTATCAAGACGAAGGCTTTAGTGTTGATGTGATCCAAGCTGTATTAGCTCGCCGCCCAACTCGCCCAGCGGATTTTGACGCTCGTGTGCGTGCGGTATCGCATTTCCGTAGTTTGGAAGCTGCTGCCGCATTAGCCGCAGCGAATAAACGTGTGAGCAACATTTTGGCGAAAGCAGAAACCGCTATCGGCGAAATCAATGTGAACGCTTGCGTAGAACCTGCAGAAAAAGCCCTTGCGGAAGCCGTATTGAGCTTAAAAGCAGAAGTGGAACCGTTAATTGCTCAAGGCGATTACACAGCAGTATTGGATAAACTGGCAAGTTTACGTCAGCCTGTGGATAACTTCTTCGACAACGTCATGGTGAACGCGGAAGATCCCGCTCTCCGCCAAAATCGTTTAGCGATTTTAAACACCCTACAAAATCTGTTCTTACAAGTAGCAGATATTTCGGTGTTGCAATAA
- the fumC gene encoding class II fumarate hydratase, with protein MEFRIEKDTMGEVKVPADRYWAAQTERSRNNFKIGPEGSMPAEIIEAFGYLKKAAAFANHDLGVLPVEKRDLIAKACDEILAKQLDGEFPLVIWQTGSGTQSNMNVNEVVANRAHVLNGGKLGEKSIIHPNDDVNKSQSSNDTYPTAMHIAAYKKVVEHTLPCIKRLQKTLADKAEAFKDVVKIGRTHLMDATPLTLGQEFSAYAAQLAFGIKALENTLPHLRELALGGTAVGTGLNTPKGYDVKVAEYIAQFTGLPFVTAQNKFEALATHDAIVETHGALKQLAVSLYKIANDVRLLASGPRSGIGEILIPENEPGSSIMPGKVNPTQCEAMTMVCAQVLGNDVTISFAGTQGHFQLNVYKPVMAYNFLQSAQLLGDACVSFDEHCAIGIEPNYPRIKQQLEQSLMLVTALNTHIGYENAAKIAKTAHKNGTTLKEEAINLGLVTAEQFDEWVRPEDMVGSLK; from the coding sequence ATGGAATTTCGTATTGAAAAAGACACGATGGGTGAAGTGAAAGTCCCTGCTGATCGCTACTGGGCGGCACAAACTGAGCGTTCACGCAACAATTTCAAAATTGGTCCTGAAGGCTCAATGCCTGCCGAAATTATCGAAGCTTTCGGTTATCTTAAAAAAGCCGCTGCCTTTGCTAACCACGATTTAGGGGTATTGCCTGTTGAAAAACGCGATTTAATCGCTAAAGCCTGTGATGAAATTCTAGCCAAGCAATTAGATGGCGAGTTCCCACTGGTTATCTGGCAAACCGGTTCAGGCACACAATCAAATATGAACGTCAATGAAGTGGTAGCAAATCGTGCCCACGTGCTTAATGGTGGAAAATTAGGCGAAAAATCCATCATTCACCCGAACGATGATGTCAATAAATCCCAATCTTCTAATGACACATATCCAACGGCAATGCACATTGCCGCATACAAAAAAGTGGTTGAACACACTTTGCCTTGCATAAAACGTTTACAAAAAACCTTGGCGGATAAAGCCGAAGCCTTTAAAGATGTGGTGAAAATTGGTCGTACGCACTTAATGGACGCTACGCCCCTTACTCTTGGTCAAGAGTTCTCAGCCTATGCCGCACAACTTGCATTCGGCATCAAAGCCTTAGAAAACACCTTACCGCACTTGCGTGAGTTAGCCCTTGGCGGCACGGCGGTGGGTACAGGCTTGAACACACCAAAAGGCTACGATGTGAAAGTGGCGGAATACATCGCTCAATTCACTGGCTTGCCATTTGTCACGGCTCAAAACAAATTTGAAGCACTTGCCACCCACGATGCGATTGTGGAAACACACGGTGCGTTAAAACAACTGGCGGTTTCACTCTACAAAATTGCGAATGATGTGCGTTTGTTGGCGTCAGGTCCACGTTCTGGTATTGGTGAAATTTTAATCCCTGAGAATGAGCCAGGATCGTCCATTATGCCAGGTAAAGTGAACCCAACTCAATGCGAAGCGATGACCATGGTTTGTGCTCAAGTGTTGGGTAATGATGTCACTATCTCATTCGCTGGTACACAAGGACATTTCCAATTGAATGTGTACAAGCCAGTTATGGCGTACAATTTCTTGCAATCTGCACAATTATTGGGCGATGCATGTGTGTCATTCGATGAACATTGTGCAATCGGTATCGAGCCAAACTACCCACGTATTAAACAGCAATTAGAGCAATCATTAATGCTCGTCACGGCATTAAATACCCATATTGGTTACGAAAATGCAGCGAAAATTGCCAAAACAGCTCACAAAAATGGTACAACTCTCAAAGAAGAAGCGATCAACTTAGGTTTAGTGACTGCAGAACAATTCGATGAGTGGGTACGCCCAGAAGATATGGTGGGGAGTTTGAAATAA